A section of the Heliangelus exortis chromosome 27, bHelExo1.hap1, whole genome shotgun sequence genome encodes:
- the LOC139787639 gene encoding 2-hydroxyacyl-CoA lyase 2-like, with translation MEPLSILSCVLLGVALLVALGTLVVAQRLGLFYQLLHKVEPRSPRHGGEVVAQVLKSHGVRFLFTLPGGHISPILVASEKLGIRVVDTRHEATALCAADAVARLTGTVGVAVVTAGPGVTNTVTAMKNAHLAESPVLLLAGAAASLQKGRGALQDIEQVALFRTLCKATLSVPTLRDIVPTLRRAIATRPVRDPRPCLRGAPHR, from the exons ATGGAGCCCCTGAGCATCCTCTCCTGTGTCCTCCTGGGGGTGGCCCtgctggtggccctggggacactggTGGTGGCCCAACGCCTGGGACTCTTCTACCAACTCCTCCACAAG GTGGAGCCCCGAAGTCCCCGTCACGGGGGGGAGGTGGTTGCCCAGGTCTTGAAATCCCACGGGGTCCGTTTCCTCTTCACCCTTCCCGGGGGTCACATCTCCCCCATCCTGGTGGCCTCGGAAAAGTTGGGAATTCGGGTCGTGGACACCAGGCACGAGGCCACCGCCCTCTGCGCTGCCGACGCCGTGGCCAGGCTGACAG gTACCGTCGGCGTCGCCGTTGTCACCGCGGGGCCCGGTGTCACCAACACCGTCACCGCCATGAAGAACGCTCACCTGGCCGAgtcccctgtcctgctgctggcaggagctgctgcctctctccaAAAG ggccgTGGGGCACTGCAGGACATCGAGCAGGTGGCCCTGTTCAGGACCCTCTGCAAGGCCACCCTCAGTGTCCCCACCCTCAGGGACATTGTCCCCACCCTGCGCAGAGCCATCGCCACCCGCCCAGTCAGGGACCCCAG GCCCTGTCTTCGTGGAGCTCCCCATCGATGA
- the LOC139787730 gene encoding pre-B-cell leukemia transcription factor 4-like encodes MEDPSRLLAAGVKLPAGIPPPPLPPPPPPPPPPPLPPPPPPPPPATEPVVASGAAGTAPPVPPPPAPDTGDVLQQIMAITDQSLDEAQARKHALNCHRMKPALFSVLCEIKEKTVLSIRGIQEEEPPDAQLMRLDNMLLAEGVSGPEKRGRGGGAVAVAAASGGCPNDNSIEHSDYRAKLSQIRQIYHSELEKYEQACSEFTTHVMNLLREQSRTRPISPKEIERMVNIIHGKFSTIQMQLKQSTCEAVMILRSRFLDARRKRRNFSKQATEVLNEYFYSHLSNPYPSEEAKEELAKKGGITVSQVSNWFGNKRIRYKKNMGKFQEEANIYAAKTAVDATNVVAQGNQANSPSTPNSASSGSFKMTNSGDSFINLQSLTSYQSSPVGTNVQSQMDSLHHVIHQTGRYDTIVGNPLYTTQRIDANGSWQDATTPSSITSPAGDPGSVNSDASN; translated from the exons ATGGAGGATCCATCGCGGCTGCTGGCGGCCGGGGTGAAGCTGCCCGCTGGGATCCcgcctcctcctcttcctcctcctcctccacctcctcctcctcctcctcttccacctcctcctcctcctcctcctcccgccaCCGAGCCGGTGGTCGCCTCAGGAGCGGCGGGAACGGCCCCGcccgttcccccccccccagccccggaCACGGGCGATGTCTTGCAGCAGATCATGGCTATCACCGACCAGAGCTTGGATGAGGCCCAAGCCAG aaaacatgcCTTGAACTGCCACAGGATGAAACCTGCTCTTTTCAGTGTGCTGTGtgaaatcaaggaaaaaacag tgTTGAGTATCCGTGGTATTCAGGAGGAAGAGCCCCCAGATGCTCAGCTCATGAGACTTGATAACATGTTGCTGGCAGAAGGTGTCTCCGGGCctgagaaaagaggaagaggaggaggagcagtggCTGTAGCAGCAGCATCAGGTGGCTGTCCAAATGACAATAGCATTGAACACTCTGACTACAGGGCCAAGCTGTCACAGATCCGACAGATTTACCACTCTGAGCTAGAGAAATATGAACAG GCCTGCAGCGAGTTCACCACCCACGTGATGAACCTCCTGAGGGAGCAGAGTCGGACCAGACCCATCTCCCCGAAGGAAATCGAGAGGATGGTCAACATTATCCATGGAAAATTCAGCACCATCCAGAtgcagctgaagcagagcaCCTGTGAGGCCGTGATGATCCTGCGCTCCCGCTTCCTCGACGCTCG gcGTAAACGACGTAACTTCAGCAAACAGGCAACAGAAGTGctgaatgaatatttttattcacaCCTGAGCAATCCTTACCCCAGTGAAGAAGCCAAAGAAGAGCTTGCAAAGAAAGGGGGCATCACAGTTTCACAG GTTTCCAACTGGTTTGGCAACAAAAGAATTCGCTACAAAAAAAACATGGGGAAGTTCCAAGAAGAAGCCAACATTTATGCTGCCAAAACTGCAGTGGATGCAACAAACGTGGTGGCTCAAGGCAACCAGGCAAATTCTCCCTCGACACCAAATTCAG cttcctcTGGCTCTTTTAAGATGACAAATTCTGGAGATTCATTTATAAACTTGCAGTCACTGACTTCCTACCAGAGCTCCCCTGTGGGAACCAACGTGCAGTCACAG ATGGATTCTTTACATCATGTCATACACCAGACAGGAAGATATGACACAATTGTGGGGAATCCTTTGTACACGACGCAGCGTATAGAT GCTAATGGCAGCTGGCAGGATGCAACCACCCCTTCATCAATCACTTCACCTGCTGGAGACCCTGGAAGTGTTAATTCAGATGCGTctaattaa
- the DSN1 gene encoding kinetochore-associated protein DSN1 homolog, protein MAEPPVRGGGGDGEGKTIRQELPPALQPPSEGSEKECSPDGSHPVAAGVAAPHQHPNPRDVATASKKPSGARKTPRAALRKKSQQRTPSQRKNPLGSSPTRLSPWKSSPRNDQTGSSFSLSPQLSSGSSRKRRSWRRSSLKGTKRRKSLPPVQQDASGTASPCSPPTGNSAFFIPRDF, encoded by the exons ATGGCGGAGCCTCCAGTcagggggggtggtggtgatggggaaGGGAAAACCATAAGGCAGGAGCTTCCCCCTGCCCTACAGCCGCCGTCTGAAGGGTCGGAGAAAGAG TGTTCCCCTGATGGATCCCACCCTGTGGCTGCTGGTGTGGCAG ctccTCACCAACACCCAAACCCTCGCGACGTCGCCACCGCCTCCAAGAAGCCCTCCGGCGCCCGTAAAacacccagagctgccctgaggaaaaaatcccagcagagaACACCCAGCCAGAGGAAAAACCCCTTGGGATCCAGCCCCACCAGGTTGTCTCCCTGGAAAAGCAGCCCCAGGAATGATCAGACCGggagctccttcagcctctccccccagctcagctccgGCTCCTCCCGCAAGCGCCGCTCCTGGCGCCGCTCGAGCCTTAAGGGGACCAAGCGTCGAAAATCCCTTCCCCCAGTCCAGCAGGATGCCTCTGGTACagcctccccctgctcccctcccacaGGAAACTCAGCTTTTTTCATCCCACGGGATTTTTAg